A genomic segment from Muntiacus reevesi chromosome 15, mMunRee1.1, whole genome shotgun sequence encodes:
- the SSTR1 gene encoding somatostatin receptor type 1: MFPNGTASSPSSPSPSPGSCGEGGGSRGPGAGAADGMEEPGRNASQNGTLSEGQGSAILISFIYSVVCLVGLCGNSMVIYVILRYAKMKTATNIYILNLAIADELLMLSVPFLVTSTLLRHWPFGALLCRLVLSVDAVNMFTSIYCLTVLSVDRYVAVVHPIKAARYRRPTVAKVVNLGVWVLSLLVILPIVVFSRTAANSDGTVACNMLMPEPAQRWLVGFVLYTFLMGFLLPVGAICLCYVLIIAKMRMVALKAGWQQRKRSERKITLMVMMVVMVFVICWMPFYVVQLVNVFAEQDDATVSQLSVILGYANSCANPILYGFLSDNFKRSFQRILCLSWMDNAAEEPVDYYATALKSRAYSVEDFQPENLESGGVFRNGTCTSRITTL; the protein is encoded by the coding sequence ATGTTCCCCAATGGCAccgcttcctctccctcctctcctagCCCCAGCCCAGGCAGCTGCGGCGAAGGCGGCGGCAGCAGGGGCCCCGGGGCCGGCGCTGCAGACGGGATGGAAGAACCGGGGCGAAACGCGTCCCAGAACGGGACCTTGAGCGAGGGCCAAGGCAGCGCCATCCTCATCTCTTTCATCTACTCCGTGGTGTGCCTGGTGGGGCTCTGTGGGAACTCCATGGTCATCTACGTGATCCTGCGCTACGCCAAGATGAAGACGGCCACTAACATCTACATCCTCAACCTGGCCATCGCCGATGAGCTGCTCATGCTCAGCGTGCCCTTCCTGGTCACCTCCACGTTGCTTCGCCACTGGCCCTTCGGCGCGCTGCTCTGCCGCCTCGTGCTCAGCGTGGACGCAGTCAACATGTTCACCAGCATTTACTGTCTGACTGTGCTGAGCGTGGACCGCTACGTGGCCGTGGTGCACCCCATCAAGGCCGCACGCTACCGCCGGCCCACCGTGGCCAAGGTGGTGAATCTGGGCGTGTGGGTGCTGTCGCTGCTCGTCATTCTGCCCATCGTGGTCTTCTCGCGCACGGCGGCCAACAGCGACGGCACGGTGGCCTGCAACATGCTCATGCCCGAGCCGGCGCAGCGCTGGCTGGTGGGCTTCGTGCTGTACACTTTCCTCATGGGCTTCCTGCTGCCCGTCGGGGCCATCTGCCTGTGCTACGTGCTCATCATCGCCAAGATGCGCATGGTGGCCCTCAAGGCCGGCTGGCAGCAGCGCAAGCGCTCGGAGCGCAAGATCAccctgatggtgatgatggtggtgatggtgtttGTCATCTGCTGGATGCCTTTCTATGTGGTGCAGCTGGTCAACGTGTTCGCGGAGCAGGACGACGCCACGGTGAGCCAGCTGTCGGTCATCCTCGGCTACGCCAACAGCTGCGCCAACCCCATCCTCTACGGCTTCCTTTCAGACAACTTCAAGCGCTCTTTCCAGCGCATCCTTTGCCTCAGCTGGATGGACAACGCCGCCGAGGAGCCGGTCGACTACTACGCCACGGCCCTCAAGAGCCGCGCCTACAGCGTGGAGGACTTCCAGCCGGAGAACCTGGAGTCCGGCGGCGTCTTCCGTAATGGCACCTGCACGTCCAGGATCACAACCCTCTGA